Proteins co-encoded in one Nonomuraea helvata genomic window:
- a CDS encoding dolichyl-phosphate-mannose--protein mannosyltransferase, whose product MAVTDSPYQAYESSKVGESLPQTRSVRDRLVPPMRGSVLWGWVGPLLVTLFGAALRFMNLSHPGSVVFDETYYMKDAFSLITWGVERTTIKDADKAIVAGNTDIWQSCTPETLDKCASYVVHPPLGKWMIGVGEWMFGLNPFGWRFVAALIGSLSILVLARVARRMTRSTLLGCFAGLLLALDGLHYVLSRTALLDIFLMFWVLAAFACLVVDRDQARERLVTWYETSPISQHGPSLGIRWWRIAAGVCLAFSMSVKWSGLAFAVAFAIMSLLWDFGARRAVGLRHPYVGAFNKDLPQGILAFAVVPFVTYMATWTGWFANATGYGRNWAQATSSGPGFFVFDSMRSWIKYQWQVYTFHSGLESSHPYMSEPWQWPLLLRPVAFFYEGKQNTCGVKDCSEAVLGVGTPVIWFGAVAALVTLIGWYVSSRDWRAGAVLLAYAMGLVPWIYFAVADNRTMFLFYAIPMVPFMVLAITLCAGLLIGTSTPTASGAMPMRRTIGAAAVGAFALLALINFWWLHPILSAELIPYTEWKARMLFEKRWI is encoded by the coding sequence ATGGCGGTGACCGATTCCCCGTACCAGGCCTACGAGAGCTCGAAGGTCGGCGAAAGCCTTCCCCAGACGCGGTCCGTACGGGATCGGCTCGTGCCGCCCATGCGCGGCAGCGTCCTGTGGGGCTGGGTGGGCCCGCTGCTGGTCACCCTCTTCGGCGCCGCCCTGCGCTTCATGAACCTGAGCCATCCCGGGTCCGTGGTCTTCGACGAAACGTACTACATGAAAGACGCGTTCTCGCTGATCACGTGGGGTGTCGAGCGGACCACGATCAAGGACGCCGACAAGGCGATCGTCGCCGGCAACACCGACATCTGGCAGTCGTGCACCCCCGAGACCCTCGACAAGTGCGCCTCCTACGTCGTGCACCCGCCGCTGGGCAAGTGGATGATCGGCGTGGGCGAGTGGATGTTCGGGCTCAACCCGTTCGGCTGGCGCTTCGTCGCGGCGCTGATCGGGTCGCTGTCGATCCTGGTCCTCGCCCGGGTGGCCCGCAGGATGACGCGTTCGACGCTGCTCGGCTGCTTCGCGGGCCTGCTGCTGGCCCTCGACGGCCTGCACTACGTGCTGTCGCGCACGGCGCTGCTGGACATCTTCCTGATGTTCTGGGTGCTGGCCGCGTTCGCCTGCCTGGTGGTCGATCGCGACCAGGCCAGGGAGCGGCTCGTGACCTGGTACGAGACCTCGCCGATCTCGCAGCACGGGCCGTCGCTGGGCATCCGGTGGTGGCGCATCGCGGCCGGGGTCTGCCTGGCCTTCTCGATGTCGGTCAAGTGGTCGGGGCTGGCGTTCGCGGTGGCGTTCGCGATCATGTCGCTGCTGTGGGACTTCGGCGCGCGACGGGCCGTGGGGCTGCGGCATCCCTACGTGGGCGCGTTCAACAAGGACCTGCCGCAGGGGATCCTGGCGTTCGCGGTGGTGCCGTTCGTCACGTACATGGCCACCTGGACGGGCTGGTTCGCCAACGCGACCGGCTACGGGCGCAACTGGGCCCAGGCGACCTCGTCGGGGCCGGGGTTCTTCGTCTTCGACTCGATGCGGTCGTGGATCAAGTACCAGTGGCAGGTCTACACGTTCCACAGCGGGCTGGAGTCCTCCCACCCGTACATGTCCGAGCCCTGGCAGTGGCCGCTGCTGCTGCGTCCCGTGGCCTTCTTCTACGAGGGCAAGCAGAACACCTGCGGCGTCAAGGACTGCTCCGAGGCGGTGCTGGGCGTCGGCACGCCGGTGATCTGGTTCGGGGCGGTGGCCGCGCTGGTGACCCTGATCGGCTGGTACGTCTCCTCGCGCGACTGGCGGGCGGGGGCCGTGCTGCTGGCGTACGCGATGGGCCTGGTGCCGTGGATCTACTTCGCGGTCGCCGACAACCGCACGATGTTCCTGTTCTACGCCATCCCGATGGTGCCGTTCATGGTGCTGGCCATCACGTTGTGCGCCGGGCTGCTGATAGGGACGTCGACGCCGACGGCCTCCGGCGCCATGCCGATGCGGCGTACCATCGGAGCCGCCGCCGTCGGCGCCTTCGCGCTGCTCGCCCTGATCAACTTCTGGTGGCTGCACCCGATCCTGTCCGCCGAGCTCATTCCGTACACCGAATGGAAGGCACGTATGTTGTTTGAAAAACGGTGGATATGA
- a CDS encoding glycosyltransferase family 2 protein: MELTVVMPCLNEAETVEVCVRKALACMAEHGIEGEVLIADNGSTDGSQQLARDAGARVVHVDEKGYGNALMGGIRAARGKYVIMGDADDSYDFTSLLPFVEQLRDGADLVMGNRFKGGISPGAMPPLHRYLGNPVLSFIGRLFFPSAIGDFHCGLRGFRRDSILRLQLQTGGMEFASEMVVRSTLSGLDVREVPTTLSPDGRSRPPHLRSWRDGWRHLRFLLLYSPKWLFFYPGVLMMLLGLVAGTALTFGPVEIGELAFDVDTLVGSSALVVIGFQAALFAVFTKVYAAEEGFLPESPRIRKLIDVVSLEKGLVVGGLLALAGLVGLVMSLVHWQVRSFGELDPRESLRIVVPSATALIMSFQTIFASLFVSILGIRRTRESSIDVAAKAAEEAAEAVSLENSKH; encoded by the coding sequence GTGGAACTGACGGTGGTCATGCCCTGCCTCAATGAGGCGGAGACCGTGGAAGTCTGTGTGCGCAAGGCACTGGCGTGCATGGCGGAGCACGGCATCGAGGGCGAAGTGCTGATCGCCGACAACGGCAGCACGGACGGCTCGCAACAGCTCGCCCGCGACGCCGGCGCCCGCGTGGTCCACGTCGACGAGAAGGGCTACGGCAACGCCCTCATGGGCGGGATCAGGGCGGCGCGCGGCAAGTACGTCATCATGGGCGACGCCGACGACTCCTATGACTTCACCTCGCTGCTGCCGTTCGTCGAGCAACTGCGCGACGGCGCCGACCTGGTGATGGGAAACCGCTTCAAGGGCGGCATTTCACCCGGCGCCATGCCGCCGCTCCACCGCTACCTCGGCAACCCGGTGCTGTCGTTCATCGGCCGGCTGTTCTTCCCGTCGGCGATCGGCGACTTCCACTGCGGGCTGCGCGGCTTCCGGCGCGACTCGATCCTGCGGCTGCAGCTGCAGACGGGCGGCATGGAGTTCGCCTCCGAGATGGTGGTGCGCTCCACGCTCTCCGGGCTGGACGTGCGCGAGGTCCCCACGACGCTCTCGCCCGACGGCCGCTCCCGCCCGCCGCACCTGCGCTCCTGGCGCGACGGCTGGCGCCACCTGCGCTTCCTGCTCCTCTACAGCCCGAAGTGGCTGTTCTTCTACCCCGGCGTCCTCATGATGCTCCTCGGCCTCGTCGCCGGGACGGCGCTGACGTTCGGGCCGGTGGAGATCGGCGAGCTGGCCTTCGACGTCGACACCCTGGTCGGGTCGTCCGCTCTGGTGGTCATCGGCTTCCAGGCGGCGCTGTTCGCGGTGTTCACCAAGGTGTACGCGGCCGAGGAGGGCTTCCTGCCGGAGTCGCCGCGCATCCGCAAGCTGATCGACGTGGTGAGCCTGGAGAAGGGCCTCGTGGTCGGCGGCCTGCTGGCGCTCGCCGGTCTGGTCGGCCTGGTGATGTCGCTGGTCCACTGGCAGGTGCGCAGCTTCGGTGAGCTGGACCCGCGCGAGTCGCTGCGCATCGTGGTGCCCTCCGCCACCGCGCTGATCATGAGCTTCCAGACGATCTTCGCCTCGCTCTTCGTCAGCATCCTGGGCATCCGGCGCACCCGGGAGAGCTCCATCGACGTCGCAGCCAAGGCCGCCGAGGAGGCCGCTGAAGCGGTCTCCCTGGAGAACTCCAAGCACTGA
- a CDS encoding dolichyl-phosphate-mannose--protein mannosyltransferase has product MVRNWGVSAQRLVPPMQGTTLVGWAGPLLVALFGGLLRFIRLGEPNAVVFDETFYAKDAYSLLRYGVERTMLGDSKNPVADQRLIAGNLDIFKHCPQPDDCASFVAHPPLGKWMIAVGEWLFGMNPFGWRFAAALIGTLSILIMARVARRMTRSTLLGCLGGLLLSLDGLHLVLSRTAVLDIFLMFWVLAGFACLVTDRDWARKRLADLHESGAVTRLGLRPWRLAAGFCLGAACAVKWSGIFFLIAFAIMSLMWDAGARRALGPRGAYRGTLSYDLPGALAAMAVVPALTYLVSWTGWFAGAGGWGRNWGQATSSGPVFFVADSLRSWAQYHLDVLGYHSNLHEYHPYMSEPWTWPLLIRPVSFYYPPDVPPSACGADACSQAVDGVGTPALWYAALLALVGLVAWYVATRDWRAGAALLGYAAGWLPWFYYAIADNRTMYLFYMIPIVPFMVLALVLMAGLALGRQDAPAPRRAVGAATVGAFALIVLVNFWWLYPVLTAETITHAEWWSRMLMSSWVTTAPK; this is encoded by the coding sequence ATGGTGAGGAACTGGGGGGTTTCCGCGCAGCGCCTGGTCCCGCCGATGCAGGGGACCACTCTGGTGGGCTGGGCCGGGCCGCTCCTGGTCGCGCTCTTCGGCGGCCTCCTGCGCTTCATCAGGCTCGGCGAGCCCAACGCGGTCGTCTTCGACGAGACGTTCTACGCCAAGGACGCGTACTCGCTGCTCAGGTACGGCGTCGAACGCACCATGCTCGGCGACTCCAAGAACCCGGTCGCCGACCAGCGCCTCATCGCCGGCAACCTGGACATCTTCAAGCACTGCCCGCAGCCGGACGACTGCGCCTCGTTCGTGGCGCATCCGCCGCTGGGCAAGTGGATGATCGCCGTGGGGGAGTGGCTGTTCGGGATGAACCCGTTCGGCTGGCGCTTCGCCGCCGCCCTGATCGGCACGCTCTCCATTCTGATCATGGCCAGGGTGGCGCGCAGGATGACGCGCTCGACGCTGCTGGGGTGCCTGGGCGGGCTGCTGCTCTCGCTCGACGGGCTCCACCTGGTGCTGTCGCGTACGGCCGTGCTGGACATCTTCCTGATGTTCTGGGTGCTGGCCGGGTTCGCCTGCCTGGTGACCGACCGCGACTGGGCGCGGAAACGGCTGGCCGACCTGCACGAGAGCGGGGCGGTCACCCGGCTGGGGCTCAGGCCGTGGCGGCTGGCCGCCGGGTTCTGCCTGGGGGCCGCCTGCGCGGTGAAGTGGTCGGGGATCTTCTTCCTCATCGCGTTCGCGATCATGAGCCTGATGTGGGACGCGGGGGCCAGGCGGGCGCTCGGCCCGCGCGGGGCCTACCGGGGGACACTCTCGTACGACCTGCCGGGCGCGCTCGCCGCGATGGCGGTCGTGCCGGCGCTGACGTACCTGGTGTCGTGGACCGGCTGGTTCGCCGGTGCGGGCGGCTGGGGGCGCAACTGGGGCCAGGCCACCTCGTCCGGGCCGGTGTTCTTCGTGGCCGACTCGCTGCGGTCATGGGCGCAGTATCACCTCGACGTGCTCGGCTACCACAGCAACCTGCACGAATACCATCCGTACATGTCGGAGCCCTGGACGTGGCCGCTGCTGATCCGGCCGGTCTCCTTCTACTACCCGCCGGACGTGCCGCCGTCGGCGTGCGGGGCCGACGCCTGCTCACAGGCCGTGGACGGCGTCGGCACCCCGGCCCTGTGGTACGCCGCCCTGCTGGCCCTTGTCGGCCTCGTCGCCTGGTACGTGGCCACGCGCGACTGGCGGGCCGGGGCGGCGCTGCTGGGTTACGCGGCCGGCTGGCTGCCGTGGTTCTACTACGCCATCGCCGACAACCGGACGATGTACCTGTTCTACATGATCCCGATCGTGCCGTTCATGGTGCTGGCGCTCGTGCTGATGGCGGGGCTGGCGCTGGGCAGGCAGGACGCCCCCGCTCCCCGGCGGGCGGTCGGGGCCGCGACGGTGGGGGCGTTCGCGCTCATCGTGCTGGTCAACTTCTGGTGGCTCTACCCGGTGCTGACCGCCGAGACGATCACACACGCAGAGTGGTGGTCTCGGATGCTGATGTCCTCCTGGGTGACCACCGCGCCCAAGTGA
- the rsmI gene encoding 16S rRNA (cytidine(1402)-2'-O)-methyltransferase, translated as MPCHNGQVTVDGKLVLAGAPIGQAGDVSPRLREALQSADVVAAEDTRRLRRLAADLGVEIAGRVVSYYDQNEAGRARELLESLKEGRTVVVITDAGMPGVSDPGYRLTRLAVDEGITVTALPGPSAVTTALAVSGLASDRFCFEGFPPRKPGDRARRLSALAGEERTMVFFEAPHRLASSLEAMAEAFGPDRQAAVCRELTKTYEEVRRGGLGELAEWAAKGVKGEITVVVAGHVAGEDEPDLDELVAEVDRRVAEGTQRKIAVAEVAKQAGIPKRELYDLVHRRSLTP; from the coding sequence ATGCCCTGTCACAATGGTCAGGTGACTGTAGACGGCAAGTTGGTGCTGGCAGGAGCTCCCATCGGCCAGGCGGGCGACGTCTCGCCACGGCTGCGGGAGGCGCTCCAGAGCGCCGACGTGGTGGCCGCCGAGGACACCAGGCGCCTGCGCAGGCTCGCGGCCGACCTGGGCGTGGAGATCGCCGGCCGGGTGGTGTCCTACTACGACCAGAACGAGGCAGGCCGGGCCCGCGAGCTCCTCGAGAGCCTCAAGGAGGGCCGCACGGTCGTGGTCATCACCGACGCCGGCATGCCGGGCGTCTCCGACCCCGGCTACCGGCTGACGCGTCTCGCGGTCGACGAGGGCATCACGGTCACCGCGCTGCCGGGGCCGAGCGCGGTCACCACCGCGCTGGCCGTGTCAGGGCTGGCCAGCGACCGGTTCTGCTTCGAGGGCTTCCCGCCGCGCAAGCCGGGCGACCGGGCCCGCCGCCTGTCCGCCCTGGCGGGCGAGGAGCGCACGATGGTCTTCTTCGAGGCGCCGCACCGGCTGGCGAGCTCGCTGGAGGCCATGGCCGAGGCGTTCGGCCCCGACCGGCAGGCCGCCGTGTGCCGCGAGCTGACCAAGACGTACGAGGAGGTGCGCCGCGGCGGGCTCGGCGAGCTGGCCGAGTGGGCCGCCAAGGGCGTCAAGGGCGAGATCACCGTCGTGGTCGCCGGGCACGTGGCGGGCGAGGACGAGCCGGACCTCGACGAGCTGGTCGCCGAGGTGGACCGCAGGGTCGCCGAGGGCACGCAGCGCAAGATCGCCGTCGCCGAGGTGGCCAAGCAGGCGGGGATCCCCAAACGAGAGCTGTACGACCTGGTTCACAGGAGATCTCTTACGCCATAG